A stretch of Alkalicella caledoniensis DNA encodes these proteins:
- a CDS encoding DUF503 domain-containing protein, with protein sequence MDILLLELTIHIFECDNLKTKRNVANSMSAKIKHKFNVSVAQEHDQLLNRFQLGISMISTDAKILYKTKDAIISYIDELNYSIEIVDIYSEIL encoded by the coding sequence ATGGACATCTTGCTTTTAGAGTTAACTATTCATATATTTGAGTGTGATAATCTTAAGACCAAAAGAAACGTTGCAAACAGCATGTCAGCAAAAATTAAGCATAAATTTAATGTCTCTGTGGCCCAAGAGCATGATCAATTATTAAATCGCTTTCAATTAGGGATAAGTATGATTTCCACTGACGCTAAAATACTGTATAAAACTAAAGATGCTATTATAAGTTATATAGATGAGTTAAACTACTCCATTGAAATAGTAGATATATATAGTGAAATACTGTAA
- a CDS encoding GerAB/ArcD/ProY family transporter has translation MKKEQKVISPRQFFYIIISFIIGSASLFVPEIIAGKDAWISTIAATLIGSFMLFVIIHLQDKFKGLTIVEYSELLLGKVLGKILSFFFLFNIFLVSVLIIEDLVILFAIAIIPETPHIVYSSGLVLLVAYAIYSGIESIGRLAELYVFPLILLLLILPLLSIEYLDFTMLLPVYSDGLKPIIAGTIASLTFPFAEVAMLAMILPAVQGGKENTPYYMLGYFIAGFLLLLRTIVAISTFSADIVSKLQLPIFQVYRLIDVGEFLNRVEGLFIFIWILGFFTKFLASFYGIVLGLGQVFNLKDKQSLIIPVSLVFIFMSNFLFPSTGFFLYFDLFILPFITIGMCVFYPLLLLILSIFHKGTNSE, from the coding sequence ATGAAAAAAGAACAGAAAGTTATATCCCCACGTCAGTTTTTTTATATAATAATTAGTTTTATAATTGGATCCGCCAGCCTTTTTGTTCCTGAAATTATCGCAGGAAAGGATGCCTGGATATCTACAATAGCTGCAACCTTGATTGGTTCTTTTATGCTTTTTGTTATTATACACTTACAGGACAAATTTAAAGGTCTAACAATAGTTGAATATAGTGAGTTGTTACTGGGCAAGGTTTTAGGAAAAATCCTTAGTTTCTTTTTTCTATTTAATATTTTTTTAGTATCCGTTCTTATTATAGAAGATTTGGTGATACTTTTTGCTATCGCTATAATTCCTGAAACTCCACATATTGTCTACAGTTCCGGTCTTGTTCTGTTAGTAGCATATGCCATATATAGCGGTATAGAATCCATTGGTAGATTAGCAGAACTCTATGTTTTTCCCTTAATCCTCTTACTACTGATCCTTCCCCTGCTATCCATAGAATATCTTGATTTCACTATGTTACTGCCGGTATACAGTGATGGTTTAAAGCCCATAATAGCAGGTACCATTGCATCACTAACCTTTCCCTTTGCTGAAGTTGCCATGTTAGCAATGATTTTACCTGCAGTCCAAGGAGGCAAAGAAAATACTCCTTACTATATGCTGGGGTATTTCATTGCTGGTTTTTTGTTGCTACTTAGAACTATCGTAGCTATTTCAACTTTTTCAGCAGATATTGTTTCAAAGCTTCAACTTCCAATATTTCAGGTATATAGACTTATAGACGTTGGTGAATTTTTAAATAGGGTTGAAGGACTATTTATTTTCATCTGGATTTTGGGATTCTTTACAAAATTTTTAGCATCTTTTTATGGAATTGTTTTGGGGCTAGGGCAGGTTTTTAACCTTAAAGATAAGCAGAGTCTAATTATCCCTGTAAGCTTAGTATTTATATTCATGTCCAACTTCCTCTTCCCTTCCACGGGATTCTTTCTATATTTTGATTTGTTTATACTCCCTTTTATCACAATAGGCATGTGTGTTTTCTACCCTCTGCTATTGCTAATACTTAGCATTTTTCATAAGGGAACGAACTCTGAATGA
- a CDS encoding Ger(x)C family spore germination protein, with amino-acid sequence MKKTKIKKQVSLFLIGLCLITFVSGCWGKIEVEDLGIIVAMGIDANDTGDGFEMTLHIIKPQETEASDGQQEGKMWVASAEGQTLIDAAKNFRGRAPAQLTWMHNNLVFIGEETARDNIADIMDFLTRNRQIRYKSWVLITQGKAKEVMQATPEFQPAFSEEILGLIENSDEWSKQVNSNIRDMMISMVNPYKDFVTARVLLLDPDIMGAQNEEQDEMSQATVQKSAILDGAAVVKGTELAGWLTKTETRSFLFLEGEASEAVIIVPYKDGSISVEIGGVDTEMLSSINDEQLVVNVDISGEGSIVETNTDFDFIDPKQITELEAILSKRVVGEIRNLIEKIQGEYKADILGISGLYERDHPKWWNNNKDKWIEDLYPEVVFDIRVNINLFSSGMITTPVIEKGQR; translated from the coding sequence ATGAAAAAAACAAAAATAAAGAAACAGGTTAGTTTATTTTTAATCGGGCTTTGCTTAATAACTTTTGTAAGTGGATGTTGGGGTAAGATAGAAGTTGAAGATTTAGGAATAATTGTAGCTATGGGCATAGATGCCAATGATACAGGTGATGGGTTTGAGATGACATTGCATATAATCAAGCCCCAGGAGACCGAAGCCAGTGATGGACAACAAGAGGGAAAGATGTGGGTGGCAAGCGCAGAGGGGCAAACCCTTATTGATGCAGCTAAGAATTTTAGAGGTCGGGCACCAGCACAGCTAACATGGATGCATAATAATTTGGTTTTTATAGGGGAGGAGACTGCAAGGGATAATATTGCAGATATAATGGATTTTTTAACAAGAAATAGGCAAATCCGTTACAAAAGTTGGGTGCTTATAACACAAGGTAAAGCAAAAGAAGTCATGCAAGCGACACCAGAATTTCAGCCTGCATTTAGCGAGGAAATACTTGGGCTCATTGAAAACAGTGATGAATGGTCAAAACAGGTAAATAGCAACATAAGGGATATGATGATTTCCATGGTAAACCCCTACAAAGATTTTGTGACAGCTAGAGTGTTACTATTAGATCCAGATATAATGGGAGCACAAAACGAAGAACAAGATGAGATGAGCCAAGCCACCGTTCAAAAATCTGCGATTCTAGATGGTGCAGCTGTTGTCAAGGGAACAGAGTTAGCAGGGTGGTTGACAAAAACTGAAACCAGGAGTTTCTTGTTTTTAGAAGGGGAAGCATCTGAGGCAGTTATCATTGTGCCTTATAAAGATGGCTCTATTTCAGTGGAAATAGGAGGCGTAGATACAGAAATGCTTTCTTCAATAAATGATGAACAGTTAGTGGTTAATGTAGACATAAGTGGAGAAGGGAGTATTGTTGAAACTAACACTGATTTCGATTTTATAGACCCGAAGCAAATAACAGAGCTTGAGGCAATACTTTCAAAAAGGGTCGTTGGAGAAATAAGAAATCTTATAGAAAAAATTCAAGGAGAATATAAAGCAGACATCCTGGGAATCTCCGGTTTATATGAAAGGGACCATCCTAAGTGGTGGAATAATAATAAGGATAAGTGGATTGAGGATCTATACCCAGAGGTGGTTTTTGATATTAGGGTAAATATAAATCTCTTCTCATCAGGGATGATAACAACCCCTGTGATAGAAAAGGGGCAACGCTAA
- a CDS encoding spore germination protein, whose product MKKPIKIKDLNKQNKIRDLEKVTEKQLEQLEFSIGIEENINLLKKIFNKCDDIKEKRFKLDVQGERECMLYFLSGITNETTITDTIIKPLALKEKSDFPSLDAGILNLVENHLLINHGGQKVEKPVEAIKGILTGKALLLIDGYGHGYVLDVKKLPARTIEEPTTQTLVRGPREGFVENLKDNLGLVRKRIKTPDFKVEMKKIGHLTETDVAVCYIKNIVDPKVVEEVMVRLEAIEIDAIFDSSMVEQIIEDSAFSPFPQIGNSERPDAVASNLVEGRVCIFVDGSPFVLVVPQVLTDFLQASSDYYERFYFATAIRVLRYIAFGLALLGPSLYVAITTFHHEMIPTTLLISIAAARQGIPFPAVVEAFIMEVAFEALREAGVRLPKPVGQAVSIVGALIIGEAAVQAGLVSQIMVIVVAGTGIASFTIPAFNGGIAVRLLKIPVLLLASTLGLFGVSLAVLAISIHLSTLRSFGVPYLSPIAPMTLKDQRDVIFRAPIWWMVERPTFIAKNNVIRLRGKKMAPHEPTSGDDNEKNKNKETG is encoded by the coding sequence ATGAAGAAACCTATTAAGATAAAGGACTTGAATAAGCAAAATAAAATTAGGGATTTAGAAAAGGTTACAGAAAAACAACTGGAGCAATTGGAATTTTCCATTGGCATTGAGGAAAATATCAACTTGTTAAAAAAGATTTTCAATAAATGTGATGATATTAAAGAAAAGAGATTTAAGTTAGATGTACAAGGTGAAAGAGAATGTATGCTCTATTTTTTAAGTGGTATTACTAATGAGACTACTATAACAGATACAATTATTAAACCTTTGGCATTAAAAGAAAAAAGCGATTTTCCCAGTTTAGATGCTGGTATACTTAACCTTGTGGAAAACCATTTGCTAATTAACCATGGTGGGCAAAAGGTCGAAAAGCCTGTGGAAGCTATAAAGGGTATTCTTACTGGAAAGGCATTACTGTTAATTGATGGCTACGGCCACGGATATGTTTTAGATGTGAAGAAGCTGCCTGCAAGAACCATTGAAGAGCCTACTACCCAAACCCTAGTGCGAGGGCCTAGAGAAGGCTTTGTGGAAAATCTTAAAGATAACTTAGGTCTTGTAAGAAAAAGAATCAAGACACCTGATTTTAAAGTTGAAATGAAAAAAATAGGTCACTTAACAGAAACAGATGTGGCTGTATGTTACATAAAAAACATTGTGGATCCAAAGGTCGTAGAAGAAGTAATGGTTCGGTTAGAAGCCATAGAAATAGATGCAATTTTTGACTCCAGTATGGTTGAACAAATTATTGAAGATAGTGCATTCTCACCTTTTCCCCAGATAGGAAACTCTGAAAGGCCTGATGCAGTGGCATCGAACTTGGTAGAAGGTAGAGTGTGTATTTTTGTAGATGGCTCTCCATTTGTCCTAGTGGTTCCTCAGGTACTCACTGATTTTTTACAAGCTTCCTCTGACTACTATGAGCGTTTTTATTTTGCCACAGCCATAAGAGTTCTTAGATATATTGCTTTCGGACTTGCCTTACTAGGACCTTCATTATATGTAGCTATTACAACATTTCATCATGAGATGATACCTACCACATTACTCATAAGTATTGCAGCAGCTAGGCAGGGTATTCCTTTTCCTGCTGTAGTGGAAGCATTTATAATGGAAGTTGCCTTTGAGGCGCTACGAGAAGCTGGTGTAAGACTTCCCAAACCAGTTGGTCAAGCTGTAAGTATAGTAGGAGCTTTAATTATTGGCGAAGCTGCCGTTCAAGCTGGGCTAGTTTCACAGATAATGGTCATAGTAGTTGCAGGTACAGGAATCGCATCATTTACTATACCTGCCTTCAATGGTGGAATAGCAGTAAGACTACTAAAAATTCCAGTCCTGTTATTGGCCTCTACCTTAGGCTTATTTGGTGTTAGCTTAGCAGTACTTGCCATATCCATACATTTATCTACCTTAAGATCCTTTGGTGTCCCATACCTTTCACCAATTGCACCTATGACTTTAAAGGATCAGAGAGATGTAATATTTAGGGCTCCCATTTGGTGGATGGTGGAGAGACCTACATTTATCGCTAAAAATAATGTTATTAGACTAAGAGGGAAAAAAATGGCTCCCCATGAGCCAACAAGTGGTGATGATAATGAAAAAAACAAAAATAAAGAAACAGGTTAG
- a CDS encoding LL-diaminopimelate aminotransferase, producing MFIRAERIETLPPYLFAEIDNKVQKAIEQGMEIIKLGIGDPDQPTPDHIITKAIKAIREPKNHQYPSYAGLPTFRQAVSQYYDKRFGVNLSAEKEVVSLIGSKEGIAHVSFCYVNPNDLVLVPDPGYPVYSIGSMFAGGEPYKMPLLKENNYLPDLDSIPEYIAKAAKIMFLNYPNNPTGAVATKEFFEKVVKFAKDNKIIVCHDAAYCDIGLDGYKPMSFLETPGAKDVGIEFGSLSKTYNMTGWRVGYAVGNKDIIESLGLIKTNIDSGIFQPLQYAAAEALSQEQACVEEMTKIYQHRRDLVVDTLNKLGWNLEKPKATFYVWAPVPKGYTSQSFATLLLEKAGVVVTPGVGFGKYGEGYFRISLTVDNEKLIKAMNRIEQQLGDNYCK from the coding sequence ATGTTTATTAGAGCTGAACGTATTGAGACTTTACCCCCGTATCTATTTGCCGAAATAGATAACAAAGTTCAAAAAGCAATTGAACAGGGTATGGAAATTATAAAGCTAGGTATTGGTGACCCAGATCAACCAACACCTGATCATATTATTACCAAAGCCATAAAAGCCATAAGAGAGCCCAAAAATCATCAATATCCTTCATATGCTGGCTTGCCTACTTTTAGGCAAGCTGTATCTCAGTATTATGATAAAAGATTTGGGGTGAACTTGTCTGCAGAAAAAGAGGTTGTCTCACTAATTGGATCTAAGGAAGGGATTGCCCATGTGAGTTTTTGTTACGTAAATCCTAACGATTTAGTATTGGTACCAGACCCTGGATACCCAGTATACTCCATTGGGAGCATGTTCGCTGGTGGAGAGCCTTACAAGATGCCATTATTAAAAGAAAATAACTATTTGCCTGATTTAGATTCCATTCCAGAGTATATTGCAAAAGCAGCTAAAATAATGTTTTTGAACTATCCTAACAATCCCACAGGGGCTGTTGCAACAAAGGAATTCTTTGAAAAAGTGGTGAAGTTCGCTAAGGATAATAAGATTATTGTTTGTCATGATGCAGCTTACTGTGATATAGGACTGGACGGATATAAGCCAATGAGTTTTTTAGAGACACCTGGTGCAAAAGATGTAGGTATAGAGTTCGGCTCTCTTTCTAAAACCTATAATATGACAGGCTGGAGGGTAGGGTACGCAGTGGGAAATAAAGATATAATCGAGAGCTTAGGTCTCATAAAAACCAACATAGATTCAGGCATATTCCAGCCATTGCAATATGCTGCTGCAGAGGCACTGTCCCAAGAGCAAGCATGTGTTGAAGAAATGACTAAAATATATCAGCACAGGAGAGATTTAGTGGTAGACACATTAAACAAACTAGGATGGAACTTAGAAAAGCCAAAAGCCACCTTCTATGTCTGGGCACCTGTGCCAAAAGGCTATACATCCCAAAGCTTTGCCACACTACTCCTAGAAAAGGCTGGAGTTGTTGTAACACCGGGAGTTGGTTTTGGTAAATACGGTGAAGGATACTTTAGGATATCCCTAACAGTGGATAATGAGAAGCTTATAAAAGCAATGAATAGAATAGAACAACAGTTAGGAGACAATTACTGTAAGTGA
- the dapF gene encoding diaminopimelate epimerase yields the protein MEFTKMQGLGNDFILTENLMKLKRDWPNIAKKLCHRNLGIGADGLILVEPSNIAEYKMTIYNSDGSLAKMCGNGIRCFGKYLYDKRYLQKSEFSVETDSGIKHLVLKIQFNKVVSVQVDMGPPFFEPKSIPVLAQGDKVVDKYLKVIDKGFTFTALSMGNPHAVIFLDEIDNFPVEKYGPLIEKHSFFPDKVNVEFVSVKKDGSLKMRVWERGVGETQACGTGACATLVAARVKGVVNNTAKVHLKGGTLKISWKGENVLMTGPAETVFTGNVTI from the coding sequence ATGGAATTTACAAAAATGCAAGGACTGGGCAATGATTTCATCCTGACGGAAAATCTCATGAAACTAAAGCGAGATTGGCCAAACATAGCAAAAAAACTCTGCCACCGAAATCTAGGTATTGGGGCAGATGGACTAATTTTAGTGGAACCCTCCAATATAGCAGAATATAAAATGACAATATATAACTCAGACGGAAGCTTAGCCAAAATGTGCGGAAATGGAATCAGGTGTTTTGGTAAGTACTTATATGACAAAAGATATCTGCAAAAAAGTGAATTTTCTGTGGAAACCGATTCAGGCATAAAACACCTAGTACTTAAAATACAATTTAATAAAGTGGTTTCCGTCCAAGTAGATATGGGACCACCCTTTTTTGAGCCTAAAAGTATACCGGTTTTGGCACAGGGGGATAAAGTGGTGGATAAATACCTAAAAGTAATAGATAAAGGCTTTACTTTTACAGCCTTGTCCATGGGAAACCCCCATGCCGTTATTTTTTTAGACGAAATTGACAACTTTCCAGTTGAAAAGTATGGACCACTGATAGAAAAACACTCTTTTTTTCCTGACAAAGTAAATGTGGAGTTTGTTAGTGTTAAAAAAGATGGTTCACTAAAAATGCGAGTATGGGAAAGGGGAGTTGGAGAAACACAAGCCTGTGGAACAGGAGCTTGTGCCACACTAGTAGCAGCAAGGGTTAAGGGAGTGGTTAATAACACAGCTAAAGTACATCTGAAGGGTGGTACACTTAAGATCTCTTGGAAGGGAGAAAATGTTTTGATGACAGGACCTGCTGAGACAGTGTTTACGGGAAATGTCACAATCTGA
- the pepF gene encoding oligoendopeptidase F encodes MPKVVPFRNEVEDQHKWAVDEIYQSIADWEKDYHKVTELLNRILPLKGNLKHAAKLYQCLTLQDELSELLGKVHVYVALKRDEDTNHTENQSNVQRAEDLLLNVKTELSFINPEILSFTTETINRLFEEQPKLKFYRFYLEEILRLKPHTLSPREEQLLSMSQDLNKGPQSTFSMLNNADIKFPTIVDEDDNEVELSHGRYIQFLTSNNRRVRKEAYEAMYTTFGQYKNTIASTLGTRIKGNIFYSKARNYESALKQELHPDNIPTVVYENVVNTINKNLEPLHRYVSIKKRLLGVDDLMMYDIYAPLIGDFTMDISYDEAKDLVIKGCKKLGEEYVSILKEGMETGWVDVYENRGKRSGAYSWGSYGTKPYILMNYDNTLNSTYTLAHEFGHSIHTYLSHKNQPYTYSHYNIFAAEVASTVNEALLSDYLLETTDDKKKRFYIINQYLEGIRGTVYRQGMFAEFELEVHKLAQEGKPLIHKTFSDIWLNLNKKYFGPELVVDDLIGMEWARIPHFYTSFYVFKYVTGFSAATTLAQNIIEQGQPAVDKYLSFLKGGGSDYVINLLKQAGVDMTKPEPIEKTLKLFDSLLDELEKLV; translated from the coding sequence ATGCCGAAGGTTGTTCCATTTAGAAATGAAGTTGAAGACCAACACAAATGGGCAGTTGATGAGATCTACCAGTCAATAGCAGACTGGGAGAAAGACTATCATAAGGTTACTGAGTTATTAAACAGAATTCTACCACTGAAAGGAAACTTAAAACACGCCGCTAAGCTTTACCAATGTTTAACTTTGCAAGATGAACTATCTGAGTTACTAGGTAAGGTACATGTTTATGTAGCTTTAAAAAGAGATGAAGACACAAACCATACAGAAAACCAAAGCAATGTACAAAGGGCAGAGGATTTACTTCTAAACGTAAAAACTGAACTTTCCTTTATCAACCCTGAGATCCTTAGTTTTACAACTGAGACGATAAATAGGCTTTTTGAAGAACAGCCTAAACTAAAATTCTATAGATTTTACCTAGAAGAAATACTAAGACTTAAGCCACATACCCTATCTCCTAGGGAAGAACAGCTTCTTTCCATGAGTCAGGATTTGAATAAGGGACCACAAAGTACTTTCTCCATGCTTAATAATGCTGACATCAAGTTTCCAACTATTGTTGATGAGGATGATAACGAGGTGGAATTGTCCCATGGAAGATATATTCAATTTTTGACTTCCAATAACCGTAGGGTCAGAAAAGAAGCCTATGAAGCCATGTACACAACTTTTGGTCAATACAAAAACACCATAGCTTCAACATTGGGAACTAGAATAAAAGGAAATATATTTTATTCCAAGGCAAGGAACTATGAATCAGCTTTAAAACAGGAATTACATCCAGACAACATACCTACTGTTGTTTATGAAAACGTAGTTAATACTATAAATAAGAACTTAGAACCACTACATCGCTATGTATCCATAAAGAAAAGACTTCTAGGTGTAGATGATCTTATGATGTACGACATTTATGCTCCCCTTATTGGTGATTTTACCATGGATATATCCTATGACGAGGCTAAAGATCTTGTTATAAAGGGATGTAAAAAACTTGGAGAAGAATATGTTTCTATTCTAAAAGAGGGAATGGAAACGGGATGGGTAGATGTTTATGAAAATAGAGGCAAGAGAAGTGGTGCTTATTCATGGGGGAGTTATGGAACAAAACCATATATTTTGATGAACTATGACAACACTTTAAATTCCACGTACACATTAGCCCATGAATTTGGTCACTCTATTCACACCTATTTATCTCACAAAAATCAACCATACACCTACTCACACTATAATATTTTTGCAGCAGAGGTTGCATCCACTGTAAATGAAGCCTTATTAAGCGATTATCTTTTGGAAACAACAGACGATAAAAAGAAAAGATTTTATATAATAAACCAGTACCTTGAAGGAATCAGAGGAACTGTTTACCGTCAAGGTATGTTTGCAGAGTTTGAATTAGAAGTCCATAAACTAGCACAAGAAGGTAAACCACTTATCCACAAGACCTTTAGTGATATTTGGCTAAACCTTAACAAAAAATATTTCGGACCAGAGCTTGTGGTAGACGATCTAATAGGTATGGAATGGGCTAGGATCCCACACTTTTACACAAGTTTTTATGTCTTTAAATATGTAACTGGTTTTTCCGCTGCCACAACCCTTGCACAAAATATAATAGAGCAAGGGCAACCAGCAGTGGATAAATACCTAAGCTTCCTAAAAGGAGGAGGTAGTGACTACGTAATAAACCTCCTAAAACAAGCTGGAGTAGACATGACAAAACCAGAACCCATAGAAAAGACCTTAAAACTATTTGATAGCCTACTAGATGAATTGGAGAAATTGGTTTAG
- the rd gene encoding rubredoxin, protein MQRYACTVCDYVYDPASGDPDNGVKPGTPFHELPDDWVCPDCGVGKDLFEIDSN, encoded by the coding sequence ATGCAAAGATATGCATGTACAGTTTGTGATTATGTTTATGATCCTGCCTCTGGTGATCCAGATAACGGAGTAAAACCAGGCACACCTTTTCATGAGCTGCCAGATGACTGGGTATGCCCCGATTGTGGTGTTGGCAAAGACTTATTTGAAATAGACAGTAATTAA
- a CDS encoding ABC transporter permease, which yields MSILYIALNNLQLRFKEKKAIVWFIALPLVFTLITGMATSSGSSSSTGSIPVAVLDEDDSLYSRYIIEAIENDEDFYIQYKEKEEGERLVRENHVAGFIHIPSGFENGIDEKEKTDIYYWPAARQVSPLKVEKIIAKSISELNNSLAVSGVLLEVFSPVSDYNDLAQQALAGFDHIPVEVNFRWSDKEQGETLLIPTGMNQSSPGMAIMFTLMTVVMSGAATILLQKEKGTLARLLTTPNDKWTIIAGNTVAIYLLGLLQMLAMIIIGQLFLGVNWGNDILATLLLTFTFVFAATGIGMTLAAVSKNANQVTVVGNMIILVISMLGGAYWPIDLMSPKMQFISKLVPTSWAIRGYTDIIVRGMSLGDVWQNIFVLTLFGFLLIGFGIYRLKLE from the coding sequence ATGTCTATACTATATATTGCACTAAACAACCTTCAACTACGCTTTAAGGAAAAAAAGGCTATAGTATGGTTCATAGCCTTGCCATTAGTTTTTACATTGATTACAGGAATGGCAACGTCATCAGGTAGCAGCTCTTCTACTGGTTCAATACCTGTTGCTGTTTTAGATGAAGATGACAGTTTGTACTCTAGATACATTATTGAGGCCATAGAAAATGATGAAGATTTTTATATACAATACAAAGAAAAAGAAGAAGGGGAAAGACTAGTAAGAGAAAATCATGTTGCTGGATTCATTCATATCCCCTCTGGATTTGAAAACGGCATTGATGAAAAGGAAAAAACTGATATATATTATTGGCCAGCTGCTAGGCAGGTATCTCCACTAAAAGTGGAAAAAATCATAGCGAAGTCCATAAGTGAGCTAAATAATAGCTTAGCAGTATCAGGAGTATTGCTGGAAGTTTTTAGTCCAGTTTCAGATTATAATGACTTAGCACAACAGGCCTTAGCCGGATTTGATCATATTCCTGTGGAGGTTAATTTCCGTTGGAGTGATAAGGAACAAGGTGAAACTCTTCTAATACCCACAGGAATGAATCAAAGCTCTCCAGGTATGGCAATAATGTTTACACTAATGACTGTAGTAATGTCAGGAGCGGCCACTATTTTATTACAGAAAGAGAAGGGTACTTTAGCTCGGCTACTAACTACTCCAAATGATAAGTGGACAATTATAGCAGGCAATACAGTGGCTATTTATTTGTTAGGACTGTTACAAATGCTTGCAATGATCATAATAGGTCAACTTTTCCTCGGAGTAAACTGGGGGAATGACATCTTAGCCACATTGCTTTTAACATTTACCTTTGTTTTTGCAGCTACTGGTATAGGGATGACACTGGCAGCAGTAAGCAAAAATGCCAACCAGGTGACTGTGGTAGGCAATATGATTATACTAGTTATATCAATGTTAGGTGGGGCATACTGGCCCATTGATCTGATGTCACCGAAAATGCAGTTTATCTCTAAACTAGTACCCACTAGCTGGGCTATCCGAGGATATACGGATATCATTGTAAGAGGAATGTCCTTAGGTGATGTGTGGCAAAATATATTTGTTCTTACTTTATTTGGATTTTTACTGATAGGGTTTGGTATATATAGATTAAAACTAGAATAA
- a CDS encoding ABC transporter permease produces the protein MKTLFIGLKDIILILRDRKTLFTLLGTPLILTFVLGTALSPLWGGNEQNLGLLLVINSDAQGQFSKILVEEVYGSEEFSQRFEVEIIDDFKEGEKLVNSGNAIALVSIPEDFSADLIMGRHTKLEIIGDAGNTFLPPVIMNVTEMFVEEVTIKLVAINLSTQFISGDINEKIEEVVGLLDTREPYINLIKDTSYSNRIEDPASNTNPMGYYSAAMAVMYLLFNANLGGKRILQEREQGTLQRLRVSNINPFEFIMGKTLGIYFSSFIQLIVLINFTRIFYNVDWGGQGKVLAFSAVVVLATSGIGMFIASLSDTASGADGLGSLIILCMSALGGSMFPLMGMPPLMQMLSKLTFNRWAIDGFYQIMFFNTSLTSLYQNLLILASIGLVTMSFSIFRLAKLEVK, from the coding sequence ATGAAAACTCTATTTATTGGTTTGAAGGACATTATTTTAATTCTAAGAGATAGGAAAACACTTTTCACACTTTTAGGTACACCACTAATACTTACATTTGTGCTGGGTACTGCCCTATCACCACTATGGGGTGGAAATGAACAAAATCTAGGATTACTATTGGTTATAAACTCTGATGCCCAAGGACAGTTTTCTAAAATACTTGTGGAAGAGGTATATGGGTCTGAGGAATTCTCCCAAAGATTTGAAGTAGAAATTATAGATGATTTTAAAGAGGGAGAAAAGCTGGTAAACTCAGGGAATGCTATCGCTTTGGTATCAATACCAGAAGATTTTTCTGCAGACTTAATAATGGGACGCCATACGAAGCTCGAAATAATAGGGGATGCGGGTAATACCTTTTTACCCCCTGTAATAATGAATGTTACAGAAATGTTTGTTGAAGAAGTTACAATAAAATTAGTGGCTATAAATTTATCCACACAGTTTATAAGTGGTGACATAAACGAGAAAATTGAAGAAGTAGTTGGTTTATTAGATACTAGGGAACCTTATATTAATTTAATTAAAGATACAAGCTATAGCAATCGTATCGAGGATCCTGCATCTAATACAAACCCCATGGGATACTACTCCGCTGCAATGGCAGTGATGTATTTACTATTTAATGCAAACCTCGGTGGAAAGAGAATACTTCAAGAAAGAGAACAAGGAACACTACAAAGGCTAAGGGTATCCAATATAAACCCATTTGAGTTTATAATGGGTAAGACACTAGGTATTTACTTCTCATCCTTTATTCAGCTTATAGTTTTAATAAACTTCACAAGAATATTCTATAATGTTGACTGGGGAGGGCAGGGGAAGGTATTGGCATTTTCAGCTGTGGTGGTACTGGCCACATCTGGTATAGGCATGTTTATAGCATCATTGTCAGACACTGCCAGTGGAGCAGATGGATTAGGGTCATTAATTATACTTTGTATGTCAGCATTAGGAGGCTCCATGTTCCCCCTTATGGGAATGCCGCCACTTATGCAAATGTTGAGTAAACTAACATTTAACAGATGGGCAATAGACGGCTTTTATCAAATTATGTTTTTTAATACGTCACTTACGTCTTTGTATCAAAATCTTTTAATCCTTGCAAGTATAGGACTAGTTACAATGTCCTTCTCCATATTTAGATTGGCCAAATTGGAGGTGAAATAA